A section of the Harmonia axyridis chromosome 2, icHarAxyr1.1, whole genome shotgun sequence genome encodes:
- the LOC123673666 gene encoding annexin B10 isoform X2, with amino-acid sequence MCTKYFGGVPTVHPAPNFNAADDAEILRGAMDGLGTDEDMIIEILTQRSNQQRQAISEHFKNVLERDLIDDIKGELGGDFEKVMVALLTPHYEYLCKELKNAMNGAGTNESTLVEIICSKANEEIDKINECYERLYERPLVEHVCSETSGNLGRFLTLILTKSRNDCNDIDDGEARAKAEELYAGGEGQLGTEESVFYKVLAHESFAQLRRIFEEYKEISGNTIEQALKHELSGDYLEALLAVVECVQSPAIFFARKLHDSMEGMGTDDDTLIRIIVSRSEIDLGTIKQEFEKMYDKTLESCIENDASGDYKRALLALVH; translated from the exons ATGTGTACCAAATATTTTGGG GGAGTACCAACTGTGCACCCAGCCCCAAATTTCAATGCAGCGGACGATGCTGAAATCCTCAGAGGTGCCATGGATGGTCTTGGTACCGATGAAGACATGATAATTGAGATATTGACCCAAAGAAGCAATCAACAGCGTCAAGCAATATCAGAACATTTCAAGAATGTTCTAGAAAGA GATCTGATTGATGATATAAAAGGAGAATTGGGAGGAGATTTCGAGAAAGTAATGGTTGCTCTACTCACTCCTCATTATGAGTATTTATGCAAAGAATTAAAGAACGCTATGAATGGTGCTGGTACCAATGAAAGCACCCTTGTAGAAATAATTTGCTCTAAAGCAAATGAAGAAATCGATAAGATTAATGAGTGTTATGAGAGAT TATACGAAAGGCCGCTTGTAGAACATGTGTGTTCGGAAACATCAGGGAACTTAGGACGTTTCCTGACATTGATCTTGACTAAATCACGTAATGATTGCAACGACATCGACGATGGTGAGGCTAGAGCAAAGGCTGAGGAACTTTATGCTGGAGGTGAGGGCCAACTTGGGACTGAAGAGAGCGTTTTCTATAAAGTGTTGGCACATGAAAGTTTCGCCCAGCTTCGTAGAATATTCGAGGAGTAcaaagaaatttctggaaataCAATCGAACAAGCGTTGAAGCATGAATTGAGTGGTGATTACTTAGAGGCCCTCTTAGCAGTAG TTGAGTGCGTGCAGAGCCCTGCGATCTTCTTCGCTAGAAAACTCCATGATTCAATGGAGGGAATGGGAACAGATGATGATACATTGATAAGAATAATTGTAAGCCGATCTGAAATCGATTTGGGAACCATCAAACAAGAATTCGAAAAGATGTACGATAAGACATTGGAGAGCTGCATAGAG AATGACGCTTCAGGAGACTATAAACGTGCTTTACTTGCATTGGTTCACTAG
- the LOC123673666 gene encoding annexin B10 isoform X1, which yields MCTKYFGGVPTVHPAPNFNAADDAEILRGAMDGLGTDEDMIIEILTQRSNQQRQAISEHFKNVLERDLIDDIKGELGGDFEKVMVALLTPHYEYLCKELKNAMNGAGTNESTLVEIICSKANEEIDKINECYERLYERPLVEHVCSETSGNLGRFLTLILTKSRNDCNDIDDGEARAKAEELYAGGEGQLGTEESVFYKVLAHESFAQLRRIFEEYKEISGNTIEQALKHELSGDYLEALLAVVECVQSPAIFFARKLHDSMEGMGTDDDTLIRIIVSRSEIDLGTIKQEFEKMYDKTLESCIENDVNGDKKKVFLQLLG from the exons ATGTGTACCAAATATTTTGGG GGAGTACCAACTGTGCACCCAGCCCCAAATTTCAATGCAGCGGACGATGCTGAAATCCTCAGAGGTGCCATGGATGGTCTTGGTACCGATGAAGACATGATAATTGAGATATTGACCCAAAGAAGCAATCAACAGCGTCAAGCAATATCAGAACATTTCAAGAATGTTCTAGAAAGA GATCTGATTGATGATATAAAAGGAGAATTGGGAGGAGATTTCGAGAAAGTAATGGTTGCTCTACTCACTCCTCATTATGAGTATTTATGCAAAGAATTAAAGAACGCTATGAATGGTGCTGGTACCAATGAAAGCACCCTTGTAGAAATAATTTGCTCTAAAGCAAATGAAGAAATCGATAAGATTAATGAGTGTTATGAGAGAT TATACGAAAGGCCGCTTGTAGAACATGTGTGTTCGGAAACATCAGGGAACTTAGGACGTTTCCTGACATTGATCTTGACTAAATCACGTAATGATTGCAACGACATCGACGATGGTGAGGCTAGAGCAAAGGCTGAGGAACTTTATGCTGGAGGTGAGGGCCAACTTGGGACTGAAGAGAGCGTTTTCTATAAAGTGTTGGCACATGAAAGTTTCGCCCAGCTTCGTAGAATATTCGAGGAGTAcaaagaaatttctggaaataCAATCGAACAAGCGTTGAAGCATGAATTGAGTGGTGATTACTTAGAGGCCCTCTTAGCAGTAG TTGAGTGCGTGCAGAGCCCTGCGATCTTCTTCGCTAGAAAACTCCATGATTCAATGGAGGGAATGGGAACAGATGATGATACATTGATAAGAATAATTGTAAGCCGATCTGAAATCGATTTGGGAACCATCAAACAAGAATTCGAAAAGATGTACGATAAGACATTGGAGAGCTGCATAGAG